A window of the Oncorhynchus mykiss isolate Arlee chromosome 15, USDA_OmykA_1.1, whole genome shotgun sequence genome harbors these coding sequences:
- the rergla gene encoding ras-related and estrogen-regulated growth inhibitor-like protein has protein sequence MNDIKLAVLGGEGVGKSALIVRFLTRRFIGEYASSSECIYRKRLSIDGRQLNLELYDPCSQACEGKSTLTDQIHWADGFVVVYDISDRSSFIKAKAIVHLIRELNLGVAKRDADTLVFLVGNKQDLCHVREVSREEGQRLAAESQTQFYELSAAEHYQEVVLMFSKMVHNASLGGKAKERRRRPSGSKSMAKLINNVFGKRRKSV, from the exons ATGAATGATATTAAACTTGCGGTTTTGGGAGGCGAAGGAGTCGGGAAATCAG CCCTCATCGTTCGATTCCTGACGAGGCGATTTATCGGCGAATATGCCTCATCATCAG AATGCATATACAGGAAGCGTCTGTCTATTGATGGTAGACAGCTGAATCTAGAACTCTATGATCCATGCTCACAG GCCTGTGAGGGGAAGTCGACTCTGACCGACCAGATCCACTGGGCTGATGGCTTCGTAGTGGTCTATGACATCAGTGACCGCTCCTCCTTCATCAAGGCTAAAGCCATAGTACACCTGATCAGAGAGTTAAACCTGGGAGTGGCCAAAAG ggaTGCTGACACTCTGGTGTTCCTGGTGGGTAACAAGCAGGACCTGTGTCACGTGAGGGAGGTGAGTCGAGAGGAAGGCCAGCGCCTGGCAGCCGAGTCCCAGACACAGTTCTATGAGCTCTCTGCAGCAGAACACTACCAGGAAGTGGTCCTCATGTTCTCGAAGATGGTCCACAACGCCAGCCTTGGGGGCAAGGCcaaggagaggagacggagaCCTAGTGGCTCCAAGTCCATGGCCAAACTCATCAATAATGTCTTCGGGAAGCGGAGGAAATCAGTGTGA